The Cucumis melo cultivar AY chromosome 6, USDA_Cmelo_AY_1.0, whole genome shotgun sequence genome includes a region encoding these proteins:
- the LOC103483496 gene encoding putative vesicle-associated membrane protein 726: MGQQTLIYSFVARGTVILAEYTEFTGNFTSIASQCLQKLPASNNKFTYNCDGHTFNYLVENGFTYCVVAVEAAGRQIPIAFLERVKEDFNKRYGGGKAATAVAHSLNKEFGSKLKEHMQYCLDHPEEISKLAKVKAQVSEVKGVMMENIEKVLDRGEKIELLVDKTENLRSQAQDFRTQGTKMRRKMWFQNMKIKLIVLGIIIALILIIILSVCHGFKC, from the exons ATGGGGCAACAAACGTTGATCTACAGCTTTGTGGCTCGAGGAACGGTGATCCTCGCTGAGTATACGGAGTTCACCGGGAATTTCACTAGCATCGCCTCTCAATGCCTCCAGAAGCTTCCCGCTTCGAACAACAAGTTCACCTACAATTGCGATGGCCACACCTTCAATTATCTCGTCGAGAATGGATTCA CTTATTGTGTAGTTGCTGTTGAAGCTGCTGGTAGACAAATTCCCATTGCCTTTCTTGAGCGAGTCAAGGAAGATTTCAACAAGAGATATGGTGGGGGGAAAGCTGCAACTGCTGTTGCCCACAGTCTGAACAAAGAATTTGG ATCAAAGTTAAAGGAGCACATGCAATATTGTTTGGATCATCCTGAAGAGATCAGCAAGCTTGCTAAAGTTAAGGCACAGGTTTCTGAAGTCAAGGGTGTTATGATGGAAAACATCGAGAAg GTTCTTGATCGAGGTGAGAAAATCGAGTTGTTAGTGGATAAAACTGAGAATCTCCGCTCACAG GCTCAGGATTTCAGGACACAGGGAACTAAAATGAGGAGGAAGATGTGGTTTCagaatatgaaaataaaattgatcGTTCTCGGTATTATCATTGCCTTGATTCTCATCATTATCTTGTCCGTCTGTCACGGCTTTAAATGTTAA
- the LOC103483498 gene encoding protein SULFUR DEFICIENCY-INDUCED 1 has protein sequence MNDGKKGDQNLETPFHVVHKLPAGDSPYVRAKHVQLVQKDPEAAIVLFWKAINAGDRVDSALKDMAVVMKQQDRAEEAIEAINSFRDRCSKQAQESLDNVLIDLYKKCGRVEEQIDLLKQKLRMINQGEAFNGKATKTARSHGKKFQVTIRQETSRILGNLGWAYMQQENHKAAEAVYQKAQIIDPDANKACNLSLCLMKQSRHSEARAVLEQVLHNKVGGSNDQKSRKRAEVLMKELEEAELANKLLMMGLSSGGSEDYDGDGFINQSVMNQRSPLRSSRRLPIFEEISQFRDQLAC, from the exons ATGAACGACGGGAAGAAAGGAGATCAAAACTTGGAAACTCCATTTCATGTTGTTCATAAACTTCCTGCTGGTGATAGTCCCTATGTTCGAGCTAAACACGTCCAG CTCGTTCAGAAGGATCCAGAAGCAGCCATAGTTCTATTTTGGAAGGCAATCAATGCAGGAGATAGGGTAGATAGTGCTCTTAAAGACATGGCAGTTGTCATGAAACAGCAAGACAGAGCAGAAGAAGCCATTGAAGCTATAAATTCTTTCAGGGATCGCTGCTCCAAACAAGCTCAAGAGTCATTGGACAATGTTCTCATTGACTTGTACAAG AAATGTGGAAGAGTTGAAGAGCAGATAGATCTCTTGAAGCAGAAACTTCGAATGATTAATCAAGGAGAAGCCTTCAATGGAAAGGCCACAAAGACAGCTCGGTCTCACGGAAAGAAGTTTCAGGTCACCATTAGGCAAGAGACTTCAAGGATACTG GGGAACTTAGGATGGGCATATATGCAGCAAGAGAACCACAAAGCAGCAGAAGCTGTATATCAAAAGGCACAAATCATAGATCCAGATGCTAACAAGGCTTGCAACTTAAGCTTGTGTTTGATGAAGCAATCTCGACATTCAGAAGCAAGGGCGGTGCTCGAACAAGTGCTACATAACAAAGTTGGAGGATCCAACGACCAAAAATCAAGAAAACGAGCTGAAGTATTAATGAAGGAATTGGAAGAAGCTGAATTGGCAAACAAGTTGTTGATGATGGGTTTGAGTAGTGGGGGAAGTGAAGATTATGATGGTGATGGATTCATCAATCAGTCGGTGATGAACCAAAGGTCGCCGTTGAGGTCTAGTAGAAGGCTTCCGATTTTTGAAGAAATTTCTCAATTTAGAGATCAATTGGCTTGTTGA
- the LOC103483499 gene encoding uncharacterized protein LOC103483499, which translates to MAGIDVSKYAHSPVHKAVATRDYTNLKKILAGLPRLCNPSEIRTEAASLAEENKADAISAVVDRRDVPNRDTPLHLAVKLGDETATEMLMVAGADWSLQNEHGWSALQEAICSRQEGIAMIIVRHYQPLAWAKWCRRLPRLIETMRRMKDFYMEITFHFESSVIPFISRIAPSDTYKIWKRGANLRADMTLAGFDGFRIQRADQSILFLGDGTEDGKVPSGSLCMISHKEKEVMNALDGAGAQATEEEIRQEVTAMSQTNIFRPGIDVTQAVLLPQLTWRRQEKTELVGAWKAKVYDMHNVVVSIKSRRVPGAMTDDEFFSSCNENETESEEFDDILTEDERKQLENALKLDSSELSSENGDGIVAHRHSCFEQREVPIEDVNGCRNGETRQEKKGWFGGWRKRDSKNEGQKKIAPPRSSLSMDDKVSDLLGDCPPENNSSRPGRHSVEIVSEHRRGRDTRSTSSTSESKNRHKDGSHENEYKKGLRPVLWLSPNFPLQTEELLPLLDILANKVKAVRRLRELLTTKLPLGTFPVKVAIPVVPTIRVIVTFTKYEELQPVDEFATPPSSPTAAPRRDSPSVTSALSSSWFQWIKAPYQRPSTSTSVSSSSRIETLEDPFVIPRDYTWVTAEAKKKKMQEKNKAKKGRNRRD; encoded by the exons ATGGCTGGTATCGATGTTTCGAAGTATGCACATAGCCCTGTACACAAGGCTGTTGCCACCAGGGATTATACCAATCTCAAGAAAATCCTTGCTGGACTTCCACGGCTTTGTAATCCATCTGAGATTCGCACCGAGGCTGCTTCATTAGCTGAGGAAAACAAGGCTGATGCCATTTCTGCCGTCGTCGATCGTCGAGATGTTCCGAATAGAGATACTCCATTGCATTTGGCTGTAAAGCTCGGGGATGAGACTGCTACCGAAATGCTTATGGTTGCTGGGGCAGATTGGAGCTTGCAGAACGAGCATGGTTGGAGTGCACTTCAGGAAGCAATTTGCAGTAGACAAGAAGGGATTGCCATGATAATAGTCCGGCATTACCAGCCATTGGCTTGGGCAAAATGGTGTCGGAGATTGCCTCGCTTGATTGAGACTATGCGAAGAATGAAGGATTTCTACATGGAAATTACGTTCCACTTTGAGAGTTCAGTGATCCCTTTCATTTCTAGGATTGCTCCTTCAGATACATATAAGATCTGGAAAAGAGGTGCTAACTTGAGGGCAGACATGACACTGGCTGGTTTCGATGGATTTAGGATCCAACGTGCCGATCAGAGTATTCTTTTTCTTGGAGATGGGACAGAGGATGGGAAAGTACCTTCTGGGTCACTCTGTATGATCTCACACAAGGAAAAAGAGGTAATGAATGCTTTGGACGGTGCTGGTGCTCAGGCAACTGAAGAAGAGATTAGACAGGAAGTGACAGCAATGTCTCAGACTAATATATTTAGACCTGGAATTGATGTCACTCAGGCTGTTCTTTTGCCTCAGTTGACTTGGAGGCGCCAGGAGAAAACTGAATTGGTAGGTGCCTGGAAAGCTAAAGTATATGATATGCATAATGTGGTTGTTAGTATCAAATCCAGGAGGGTCCCTGGGGCAATGACAGATGACGAATTCTTCTCATCGTGCAATGAAAATGAAACTGAGAGTGAGGAGTTTGATGACATTTTAACTGAGGATGAACGAAAGCAACTTGAGAATGCACTTAAATTAGATTCGTCTGAATTAAGTTCTGAAAATGGTGATGGGATTGTTGCACATCGGCACAGTTGTTTTGAGCAGAGGGAGGTTCCTATTGAGGATGTAAATGGATGTAGAAATGGAGAGACTCGGCAGGAAAAGAAAGGATGGTTTGGGGGATGGAGGAAACGTGATAGCAAAAATGAAGGGCAAAAGAAGATTGCTCCTCCAAGAAGCTCCCTTTCTATGGATGATAAGGTAAGTGATCTTCTAGGGGACTGTCCTCCTGAAAACAATAGCAGCAGGCCTGGAAGACATTCTGTAGAGATAGTGTCTGAACACCGAAGAGGAAGGGATACCAGATCTACCTCTTCGACGTCTGAGAGCAAAAATCGGCACAAGGATGGGAGCCATGAAAATGAGTATAAGAAAGGGTTGAGACCTGTTCTATGGCTTTCTCCGAACTTTCCTCTACAAACTGAAGAACTATTGCCATTGCTAGATATTTTAGCTAACAAGGTCAAGGCAGTTCGTCGTTTGAGAGAACTGCTTACCACAAAACTCCCGCTGGGAACCTTTCCGGTCAAG GTTGCCATCCCTGTGGTTCCAACCATCAGAGTGATTGTTACCTTCACAAAGTATGAAGAACTACAGCCAGTGGACGAATTTGCAACGCCACCATCGAGCCCTACAGCTGCACCACGCAGGGATAGCCCTTCCGTGACAAGTGCCTTGAGTTCATCTTGGTTTCAATGGATAAAAGCCCCATATCAACGCCCGAGCACATCGACCAGTGTTTCTAGCAGTAGTAGAATAGAAACTCTCGAAGACCCATTTGTCATTCCCCGCGATTACACCTGGGTTACTGCAGaagcaaagaaaaagaagatgcaGGAAAAGAACAAAGCAAAGAAAGGAAGAAATCGCCGCGATTGA